TCACGGTTCGCCTCTGGACTGACGAAGGATGGGACTGCCTGAGCGTCCATGACGAAGGAATGGGCATCGCCCCAGAAGCCCAGGCGCACCTCTTCAAGCCGTTTGGGCGGCTGGAGCCAGCGCGCTCACGCAAAATCAAGGGCAGCGGGCTTGGCCTCTATATCACCAAGGGTATTATCGAGGCGCATGATGGGCAGCTTTTGATCGAAAGCGGCGAGGGAACCACTACGGGCGCCACCTTCACCCTCAAATTCCAACACGCCAGGTAACTGCCCAGCCAGGGGTTCGCTTGAACTCCTGGCACACTTCTTGCAGCAGCAGAGCTAACAGGGTCTGGAGCGATCTCTCGCTTTCCTGCGTTGACCTTCATCCGCACAGGAGGTATCTCCAGCAGCAGATAAAGCGGGGAACGTTACCCTTGCGCAAGCGACTCGTCAGAGATAATAGTTCTACCAATACCTCTTGTCTCTGTGAATCATCCTTGTCTATAAAGGATTCTATGATGACAGCACCAGTCCTTGTAGCTGATGACGACCCCGATATTCTTGATCTGATTACCGCTTTGCTTAACCAGGAAGGCTTCCAAACAGTTACTTTTAGCGATGGCCTGGCAGCCTTGCATTGGATCAGGACACAGCGCCCGGCGCTCGCCATTATTGATCTTTCAATGCCGGTGCTGGATGGCCGCGAATTGATCGAACGCTTGCGTAAAGAGCCAGGCGACCCATTGCCAGTGATCGCTATGAGCGCCTCCATCTACGATCCGCCCTCTGAGCTGCTTCAGGCCGACGCCTATCTTACCAAACCCTTCGACCTGGAGGAACTGCTGGAACAGGTCAAATACCTCACAAGCCGCAAGGGCGAACCAGACGCGCGCAGCGCCGAAGATTATGCCTCGTTGGCTCCGGTCAGGCAAAGCAGCGCCGACGTTCACTGAGCAGCAATCATCTGGCTATCCTGAACATTTCTACAGGGCGCGCGCTGTACCCTTTGCGGGGAGAAAAACTGGAGAGAACACAGGCGACACGCCAGCATAAACCGGC
This genomic interval from Ktedonobacterales bacterium contains the following:
- a CDS encoding response regulator yields the protein MMTAPVLVADDDPDILDLITALLNQEGFQTVTFSDGLAALHWIRTQRPALAIIDLSMPVLDGRELIERLRKEPGDPLPVIAMSASIYDPPSELLQADAYLTKPFDLEELLEQVKYLTSRKGEPDARSAEDYASLAPVRQSSADVH